The following coding sequences lie in one Bacteroides helcogenes P 36-108 genomic window:
- a CDS encoding alpha-galactosidase gives MDFKKRMKLLFGALLLLGNLFAQNVHVSTPHTSLVLSAPQGGELRYMYYGHKLSESDFSNFEIVGGKQRVVKTIAAAYPAYGMNCPTESALAVKHTDGNMTLQLEVVKTLEKQDGNATVNVIELKDKLYPFFVNVCYKAYQDVDIIEVWTEVFHQEKETVVLNQFASAYLPIRRGDVWLSHLYGSWANEGQLSQEALAPGMKIIKNKDGVRNSHTSHAEVMFSLDGKPQENTGRVIGAALCYSGNYELRIDTRDDEYHHFFAGINEENSNYSLKKDELFCTPHLALTYSDEGLSGSSRNFHRWARLHKLAHGSTLRKILLNSWEGVYFDIHQVGMDQMMADISSMGGELFVMDDGWFGDKYPRNSDNSSLGDWAVDKKKLPDGIGSLLANAEKHGIKFGIWIEPEMTNIASELYEQHPDWIIKASDREPVLGRGGTQVVLDLANPAVQNFIFKIVDDLMTAYPAIDYIKWDANMSIMNHGSQYLTKDNQSHMYIEFHRGFEKVCQRIRTKYPDLTIQACASGGGRANYGILPYFDEFWVSDNTDALQRIYMQWGTSYFFPAIAMESHISATPNHQTFRAIPLKYRVDVAMSGRLGMEIQPKNMTEEEKTLCKNAITEYKVIRPIVQLGDIYRLMSPYDKLGVASLMYVAPEKDKAVFYWWKTEHFVNQHLPRVRMAGLCPDKQYKVHELNRIDNTPLSFEGRFFSGVYLMANGLEIPYNHRVDYQKQNDYSSRVLYLEEVE, from the coding sequence ATGGATTTCAAGAAACGAATGAAGCTTTTATTTGGAGCATTGTTGTTGCTCGGCAACTTGTTTGCACAGAATGTGCATGTATCTACTCCTCATACATCGTTGGTATTATCGGCTCCTCAAGGGGGAGAACTGAGATATATGTATTACGGGCATAAACTATCTGAATCAGACTTCAGTAATTTTGAGATTGTCGGCGGAAAACAGCGAGTAGTGAAAACCATCGCGGCCGCTTATCCGGCATATGGAATGAATTGTCCTACGGAATCGGCTCTTGCCGTGAAACATACCGATGGCAATATGACTCTGCAACTGGAAGTGGTCAAGACTTTGGAGAAACAAGATGGTAATGCCACCGTCAACGTTATTGAACTGAAAGACAAGCTATATCCGTTTTTTGTGAATGTCTGTTACAAAGCCTATCAGGATGTTGACATCATAGAGGTATGGACGGAAGTCTTTCATCAGGAAAAGGAAACGGTTGTACTCAATCAGTTTGCTTCAGCCTACTTGCCTATTCGTCGCGGTGATGTATGGTTGTCTCATCTGTATGGCTCATGGGCCAACGAAGGACAACTCTCACAAGAGGCTCTGGCTCCTGGAATGAAGATTATCAAGAATAAGGATGGTGTGCGCAATTCTCATACATCTCATGCCGAAGTAATGTTTTCACTGGATGGCAAACCGCAGGAGAATACGGGTCGTGTGATTGGTGCTGCACTTTGTTACAGTGGAAATTACGAGCTTCGCATTGATACTCGCGATGATGAATACCACCATTTCTTTGCCGGAATCAATGAGGAAAATTCAAACTATTCTTTGAAAAAGGATGAACTTTTTTGTACTCCCCACTTGGCACTGACATACAGTGATGAAGGTCTGAGTGGCAGCAGCCGTAATTTTCACCGTTGGGCACGGCTGCATAAACTGGCACATGGCAGTACACTTCGCAAAATTTTATTGAATAGCTGGGAGGGTGTTTATTTTGATATCCATCAGGTCGGCATGGACCAGATGATGGCTGATATATCTTCTATGGGAGGCGAGCTTTTTGTAATGGATGACGGTTGGTTTGGCGACAAATATCCTCGCAATAGTGACAATTCTTCTTTGGGTGATTGGGCGGTTGATAAGAAGAAACTTCCTGATGGTATTGGAAGTCTGCTTGCGAATGCAGAAAAGCATGGTATTAAGTTTGGTATTTGGATTGAGCCTGAGATGACAAATATTGCCAGTGAACTCTACGAACAGCATCCTGATTGGATAATTAAAGCATCTGATCGCGAACCTGTATTGGGGCGTGGTGGCACGCAGGTGGTACTTGATCTTGCCAATCCTGCTGTACAAAACTTTATCTTTAAGATTGTGGATGATCTTATGACTGCTTATCCTGCCATAGATTACATCAAATGGGATGCCAATATGTCCATTATGAATCATGGCTCCCAGTATTTGACAAAAGATAATCAGAGTCACATGTATATAGAATTCCACCGTGGTTTTGAAAAAGTTTGTCAACGTATCCGTACCAAATATCCGGATTTGACAATTCAAGCATGCGCCAGCGGTGGCGGTCGTGCCAATTATGGTATTTTACCTTACTTTGATGAGTTTTGGGTAAGCGACAACACAGATGCACTCCAGCGAATTTACATGCAATGGGGGACTTCTTATTTCTTCCCTGCCATTGCTATGGAATCGCATATCAGTGCCACCCCCAATCATCAGACTTTCCGCGCCATCCCTCTGAAATATCGTGTTGATGTGGCGATGAGTGGTCGTTTGGGTATGGAAATTCAACCTAAAAATATGACGGAAGAAGAAAAAACTCTTTGCAAAAATGCTATTACCGAGTATAAGGTTATCCGTCCTATTGTGCAGTTGGGCGATATCTATCGTCTGATGTCTCCATACGATAAGCTGGGTGTAGCTTCATTGATGTACGTTGCGCCGGAAAAAGACAAAGCTGTGTTTTATTGGTGGAAAACAGAACATTTTGTGAACCAGCACCTGCCTCGTGTAAGGATGGCGGGTTTATGTCCTGATAAACAATACAAGGTACATGAACTAAACCGTATAGATAATACTCCTCTGAGCTTTGAAGGGAGATTTTTCAGTGGTGTTTATCTCATGGCGAATGGATTGGAAATTCCTTATAACCATCGGGTGGACTATCAGAAGCAGAACGATTATTCAAGCCGTGTGCTTTATTTGGAAGAAGTGGAATAA